A single Nitrospirota bacterium DNA region contains:
- a CDS encoding radical SAM protein, whose protein sequence is GGKVRINTNGHGNLIHGRNILPELEGLVDRLSISLDAENEEIYEKICMPAYKGAFQGVISFIKEAKKYIPEVEVTVVTVPEVDIEKCKVIAQELGVKLRVRRLDVVG, encoded by the coding sequence GGGGCGGAAAGGTAAGGATAAATACAAATGGCCATGGAAATCTCATCCATGGAAGGAATATCCTGCCTGAGCTTGAAGGTCTTGTTGACAGGCTATCAATAAGCCTTGACGCAGAAAACGAGGAAATATACGAAAAAATATGCATGCCTGCTTACAAAGGGGCATTTCAAGGTGTAATATCTTTCATAAAAGAGGCTAAGAAGTATATACCCGAAGTTGAGGTCACTGTGGTAACTGTGCCTGAAGTAGATATCGAGAAGTGCAAAGTAATCGCACAGGAACTCGGCGTAAAATTAAGGGTAAGGCGACTTGATGTGGTGGGCTAA
- the truA gene encoding tRNA pseudouridine(38-40) synthase TruA — protein sequence MRNVRLILEYDGLNYSGWQVQKKGLTIQSIIEDAVVRITGEKSRVTGAGRTDAGVHALQQVAAFKTLSHLSTDVLKRALNANLPEDVRAIDVNEMPLNFHPRYNAKGKIYFYLISQERYCPVFLRRYSWQIPYDLNFNAMREAAAYLIGEHDFKSFQGSGCSSKTTVRKTTTIELSEHSSLEFMTVRLDVPLIKIRIEGDSFLRHMVRNIVGTLVEVGRGKLTPLRVEEIIGLRDRRLSGPTAPAQGLFLEKVIY from the coding sequence CTGGCAGGTTCAGAAGAAAGGGCTTACAATACAGAGCATAATAGAAGACGCTGTAGTCAGGATTACAGGTGAGAAGTCAAGGGTAACAGGAGCCGGAAGAACTGATGCAGGTGTGCATGCACTTCAGCAGGTGGCAGCATTCAAGACCCTCAGCCATCTGTCCACAGATGTCCTCAAGCGGGCATTAAACGCAAATCTCCCAGAAGATGTAAGAGCAATTGATGTCAATGAAATGCCTCTAAATTTTCATCCGAGATACAATGCAAAGGGCAAGATATATTTTTATCTCATATCTCAAGAGAGATACTGTCCGGTTTTTCTCAGGCGATATTCCTGGCAGATACCGTATGATTTAAATTTTAATGCCATGAGGGAAGCAGCCGCATACCTTATAGGCGAACATGATTTTAAATCCTTTCAGGGTTCTGGATGCAGTTCAAAAACAACCGTGAGGAAAACAACAACTATTGAGTTATCAGAACATTCTTCTCTGGAATTTATGACAGTCAGACTGGATGTCCCCTTAATCAAGATAAGGATAGAGGGTGATTCATTTCTCAGGCATATGGTGAGAAACATTGTTGGCACCCTTGTTGAGGTTGGCAGGGGCAAGCTTACACCATTAAGGGTTGAGGAAATAATAGGACTGAGAGACAGGCGTTTATCAGGCCCAACAGCCCCGGCGCAGGGGCTGTTTCTTGAAAAAGTAATATATTAG